From a single Cytophagales bacterium WSM2-2 genomic region:
- a CDS encoding dehydrogenase — MVSRRKFIAQAATAAAAFTIIPRSVLGGKGYIAPSDTLYIAGIGAGGKGTSDLAGFAKNPAAKVVFLCDVDDRMAVESKKNFPDAKYYKDFRVMLDKEAKGIDAVSVSTPDHTHAVAAMAAMQRGKHVYVQKPLSHDIYEARMLTEAANKYKVVTQMGNQMASGDDVRKMKEMYDAKMIGNVTHVWAWTNRPVWPQGLPAPTGKFDIPSELDWDLWLGTAKSMDFNPSYLPFNWRGWWNFGTGALGDMACHILDPFFRILPVDYPSEVECSTTTTWNGFFNEAHNDDSCPASSIIHLKFPRKDGKGVITLTWMDGGLLPKRPEELQPGEPMGDWDGGIIFEGSKGKLMAGCYGKNPTLLPTSRMKTDKMPQQKLTRVPGGPNGHYTEWVNVCKKGYEYRNELSSHFDYAGPFTEAVLMGNLALRSYVIQQANADGKGKSYTGRKKLLWDAKNMKITNYDEANAFVKREYRQGWSL; from the coding sequence ATGGTTAGCAGGAGGAAATTCATTGCACAAGCCGCCACAGCGGCAGCCGCTTTCACGATTATTCCGCGGTCTGTTTTGGGAGGCAAGGGTTACATTGCCCCCAGCGACACTTTGTACATAGCGGGTATTGGTGCCGGTGGTAAAGGCACAAGCGACCTAGCCGGGTTCGCAAAAAATCCTGCAGCTAAAGTTGTATTCCTCTGTGATGTTGATGACCGAATGGCCGTTGAGTCCAAAAAGAATTTCCCTGACGCCAAATACTATAAAGATTTTCGCGTAATGCTTGATAAGGAAGCTAAGGGAATCGATGCCGTTTCAGTTTCTACCCCTGATCACACTCACGCGGTTGCCGCTATGGCCGCCATGCAACGTGGAAAACACGTATACGTTCAAAAGCCTTTGTCGCACGATATTTATGAAGCGCGTATGCTTACTGAAGCGGCTAACAAATACAAGGTGGTTACACAGATGGGAAATCAGATGGCATCAGGCGATGACGTGCGAAAAATGAAGGAGATGTACGATGCTAAAATGATCGGCAACGTCACTCACGTGTGGGCATGGACCAATCGACCGGTATGGCCACAGGGCTTACCGGCACCAACAGGAAAGTTTGATATTCCTTCCGAACTGGATTGGGACCTGTGGCTTGGAACTGCCAAGTCAATGGATTTTAATCCGAGTTACCTGCCTTTCAATTGGCGCGGCTGGTGGAATTTTGGAACAGGAGCATTAGGAGACATGGCTTGTCACATTCTCGATCCCTTCTTCCGTATTCTGCCTGTGGATTATCCAAGCGAAGTTGAATGCAGTACAACAACAACATGGAACGGTTTCTTCAATGAAGCACATAATGATGACAGTTGTCCGGCATCCTCCATCATTCATCTCAAGTTCCCCCGAAAAGACGGCAAGGGTGTTATCACACTCACCTGGATGGACGGTGGACTTTTACCTAAACGACCAGAAGAACTTCAGCCAGGAGAGCCAATGGGTGATTGGGACGGTGGAATTATTTTTGAGGGCTCTAAAGGAAAACTGATGGCGGGTTGTTATGGCAAAAACCCTACTTTACTTCCGACTTCAAGAATGAAGACCGACAAAATGCCTCAACAAAAATTGACACGCGTTCCCGGTGGACCCAATGGTCACTACACCGAATGGGTGAACGTTTGTAAAAAAGGGTATGAATATCGCAACGAATTGAGTTCGCATTTTGATTATGCAGGGCCATTTACTGAAGCCGTGCTGATGGGCAACCTTGCACTGCGGAGTTACGTCATCCAACAAGCCAATGCGGACGGAAAAGGTAAATCATACACCGGACGTAAGAAATTATTGTGGGATGCAAAGAATATGAAGATCACGAACTACGATGAAGCCAACGCCTTTGTAAAACGCGAATACCGACAAGGCTGGTCGTTGTAA
- a CDS encoding GMC family oxidoreductase yields the protein MANFQIKKNPKTYDVIIVGSGAGGGMSAYVLSQAGIKVLLLEAGPMYDPAKNVTQLKWPWESPRRGASTQHRNFGDFDAAYGGWQLEGEPYTHKDGTKFDWFRSRMLGGRTNHWGRISLRFGPKDFKHKTIDGLGDDWPISYDDIAPYYDKVDRLIGVFGSKENMPDHPDGIFLPPPKPRLHEMFIKEAGTSLNIPVIPSRLSILTRPLPDNKERGACFFCSQCNRGCTVYGDFSSSSVLVRPALNTGNVDVIANAMVREVLTNDEGKATGVSYVSKDDMQEYEVNGKVVVLAASACESARLLLNSKSSKHPNGLANSSNVAGKYLHDSTGAGMGGILPKLVGRKRYNEDGVGGLHVYTPWWLDNKNLDFKRGYHIEYYGGMGMPGYGFGFGMQGTNGKYPGRDGKQKAAGGYGAALKDDYRYFYGAYFGMDGRGEAIAREDNYCEIDPNTVDKFGIPVLRFHYKWSDQEVKQTKHMKDTFREIIHKMGGVITWGDDGPENDYGLQAPGRIIHEVGTTRMGNDKKKSVLNKFNQAHDCKNLFVMDGGAFVSQADKNPTWTILALAMRSSEYLIDEMKKQNL from the coding sequence ATGGCCAATTTCCAGATCAAGAAAAATCCTAAAACGTACGATGTCATCATTGTCGGCTCGGGTGCCGGAGGCGGCATGTCAGCTTATGTGCTTTCACAAGCAGGAATAAAAGTGTTGCTTCTGGAAGCAGGACCAATGTACGACCCGGCGAAAAATGTAACTCAACTCAAATGGCCATGGGAATCGCCCCGCAGAGGCGCGAGCACACAGCACCGGAATTTCGGAGACTTTGATGCAGCCTACGGTGGATGGCAGCTGGAGGGCGAACCATACACACACAAGGATGGAACCAAGTTCGATTGGTTTCGCTCACGAATGTTAGGTGGGCGTACGAATCACTGGGGCCGTATTTCATTGCGTTTTGGTCCTAAAGATTTTAAACATAAAACAATTGACGGCCTCGGTGACGACTGGCCGATAAGCTACGATGATATCGCACCTTATTATGACAAAGTAGACCGGCTCATCGGTGTATTCGGCTCGAAGGAAAATATGCCAGATCATCCGGACGGAATCTTCCTGCCTCCGCCCAAACCGCGGTTGCACGAAATGTTTATCAAAGAAGCAGGAACATCTCTCAACATTCCTGTCATTCCATCGAGGTTATCCATATTAACAAGACCACTGCCTGACAACAAGGAACGTGGTGCTTGTTTCTTCTGCTCACAGTGTAATCGAGGCTGCACCGTCTATGGAGATTTCTCTTCTTCATCTGTCTTGGTAAGGCCAGCACTGAACACGGGCAATGTCGATGTGATTGCTAACGCCATGGTGCGTGAAGTACTCACCAATGATGAAGGTAAAGCTACCGGTGTTTCATACGTCAGTAAAGACGACATGCAGGAATATGAAGTGAATGGAAAAGTAGTGGTACTCGCGGCCAGTGCGTGTGAGTCAGCCCGACTTCTACTCAATTCAAAATCATCCAAACATCCGAACGGCCTTGCCAACTCAAGCAACGTAGCAGGAAAATATCTCCACGACTCCACCGGAGCGGGAATGGGCGGTATTCTTCCAAAGCTTGTTGGACGTAAGCGTTACAATGAAGATGGAGTTGGAGGTTTGCACGTGTACACGCCCTGGTGGCTGGACAACAAAAACCTGGACTTCAAACGCGGTTATCATATCGAATACTATGGAGGCATGGGAATGCCCGGCTATGGATTTGGGTTCGGCATGCAAGGGACCAATGGAAAATATCCAGGTCGTGATGGAAAGCAGAAAGCGGCAGGTGGATATGGCGCTGCATTAAAAGATGATTACCGCTATTTCTATGGAGCCTATTTTGGAATGGACGGTCGTGGCGAAGCAATTGCACGTGAAGACAATTATTGTGAGATCGATCCGAACACCGTAGATAAATTCGGTATACCCGTTCTGCGATTCCATTATAAGTGGAGCGACCAGGAGGTCAAGCAAACCAAGCACATGAAAGATACTTTCCGTGAAATCATCCACAAGATGGGCGGTGTGATCACCTGGGGAGATGATGGTCCGGAAAACGATTACGGATTACAAGCTCCAGGACGAATCATCCACGAGGTGGGAACCACACGTATGGGTAACGACAAAAAGAAATCAGTGCTGAACAAATTCAACCAGGCTCACGATTGTAAGAACTTATTTGTAATGGATGGTGGAGCATTTGTATCGCAAGCAGATAAGAATCCAACCTGGACAATCTTAGCTTTAGCGATGCGTTCGTCAGAATATTTGATTGATGAAATGAAGAAACAAAATCTGTAA
- a CDS encoding putative membrane protein insertion efficiency factor gives MLKKIFILPIRIYQLVISPHLGAHCRHTPSCSHYAIEAINEWGVIKGTWLGAKRIARCHPWGTSGYDPVPKKGNH, from the coding sequence ATGTTAAAAAAAATTTTCATTCTACCCATACGCATTTATCAATTGGTGATCTCTCCTCACTTGGGCGCGCACTGTCGCCATACACCTTCGTGTTCACACTATGCAATCGAGGCTATCAACGAGTGGGGAGTAATCAAGGGAACATGGTTAGGAGCCAAGCGGATTGCACGTTGTCATCCCTGGGGCACAAGTGGATATGACCCCGTTCCGAAAAAAGGAAATCACTAG
- the cysS gene encoding cysteine--tRNA ligase gives MNLYDQYPIFLTNSLSGKKEKFEPITAGFVGMYVCGPTVYNYVHLGNARTFLSFDIVSRYLRFLGYKVRYVRNITDVGHLENDADEGEDKIAKKARLEQLEPMEIVKRFTDDFHNVMRQFNILPPSIEPSATGHILEQINITGKLIELGLAYEANGSVYFDVKKYNQSAHYGILSGRNIEELMESGRELDSQDEKREKIDFALWKKASPQHIMRWPSPWGEGFPGWHIECTVMSTKYLGETFDIHGGGMDLKFPHHECEIAQATGANGKSPVKYWIHSNMLTVNGQKMSKSLGNSFLPSELFSGKHKLLEKGYSPMTVRFFMLQSHYSSTLDFSNEALNAAEKGFKKLNNALVLVKSLEHPGKANANTESEKTLLDQVDKCYQNMSDDFNTAKTLAILFEMASQINIWSGQKELLAQVSQETFTKYKSTYVSMMEDVLGLKEEASNNNELLDGTINVLIGLRKKARTDRNFQLSDKIRDDLKSIGIQLKDGKEGEMSYEIE, from the coding sequence ATGAATCTGTACGATCAATACCCCATTTTCCTAACGAATTCCCTGTCAGGAAAAAAAGAAAAATTTGAACCGATAACCGCCGGTTTTGTAGGCATGTATGTGTGCGGTCCGACAGTCTATAATTATGTGCACCTGGGTAATGCCAGAACATTCTTATCATTTGATATCGTCTCCCGTTACCTTCGGTTTTTGGGCTACAAGGTCCGGTACGTTCGTAATATTACTGATGTAGGTCACCTTGAAAATGATGCCGATGAGGGCGAAGATAAAATCGCCAAAAAAGCGAGACTCGAACAACTTGAACCGATGGAAATTGTGAAGCGATTCACGGATGATTTTCACAACGTCATGCGCCAGTTCAATATTCTTCCTCCGAGTATTGAACCTTCAGCTACGGGGCATATTCTGGAACAGATCAACATCACCGGGAAGTTGATCGAACTTGGATTGGCCTATGAGGCAAATGGCTCAGTGTATTTCGATGTAAAAAAATATAACCAGTCTGCTCATTATGGAATTCTCTCCGGGCGCAATATCGAGGAGTTGATGGAAAGTGGCCGCGAGCTCGATAGCCAGGATGAAAAAAGAGAAAAGATCGATTTCGCGCTTTGGAAAAAAGCATCGCCTCAGCATATCATGCGCTGGCCTTCACCATGGGGTGAAGGATTTCCAGGCTGGCATATTGAATGTACGGTGATGAGTACAAAATATTTAGGCGAGACGTTTGACATTCACGGAGGTGGAATGGATTTGAAATTTCCACATCACGAATGTGAAATAGCCCAGGCCACTGGAGCCAATGGCAAAAGTCCGGTAAAGTATTGGATCCATTCTAATATGCTCACCGTGAACGGCCAGAAAATGAGCAAGTCACTTGGCAATTCATTTTTGCCTTCTGAATTATTCTCCGGAAAACACAAGCTCCTTGAAAAGGGCTACAGCCCGATGACTGTGCGTTTTTTCATGTTGCAATCGCACTACAGCAGTACGCTTGACTTTTCCAACGAAGCATTGAATGCTGCCGAGAAAGGTTTTAAAAAACTGAATAACGCATTGGTACTGGTGAAAAGTCTTGAGCATCCAGGGAAAGCAAATGCAAATACGGAATCAGAAAAAACACTCCTCGACCAGGTAGACAAATGCTACCAGAACATGAGTGACGATTTCAATACGGCCAAAACACTTGCCATACTTTTCGAAATGGCCTCACAGATCAATATCTGGTCAGGACAGAAGGAATTACTTGCTCAAGTCAGTCAAGAAACTTTCACAAAATATAAATCCACGTACGTCTCCATGATGGAGGATGTTCTGGGATTAAAGGAAGAGGCAAGCAACAATAATGAATTGCTCGATGGAACAATTAATGTCCTGATCGGGTTAAGAAAGAAAGCGCGCACCGACCGCAACTTTCAGCTTTCCGACAAAATCCGTGATGACCTCAAGTCAATAGGCATTCAGTTAAAGGACGGAAAAGAAGGAGAAATGAGCTACGAGATTGAGTAA
- a CDS encoding N-acetyltransferase — protein MIEIQEASVKEIPIIQQIASDTWYVTYGPLQPREKIEYLYELMYSTSSLTEQFEKKGHKFILAKDETGYQGYAGYEINCEGKNATKIHKLYVLPSAQGKGVGKEMMNFISAVAQANKNQTLLLNVYRKNPAMNFYERIGFKKAAEVNIPVGNGFTMEDFVMEKNL, from the coding sequence ATGATTGAAATCCAAGAAGCATCCGTTAAAGAAATCCCAATCATTCAACAGATTGCCAGTGACACCTGGTACGTCACTTACGGTCCATTACAGCCGAGAGAGAAAATCGAGTACCTCTACGAACTAATGTACAGCACTTCATCCCTGACCGAGCAATTTGAAAAGAAGGGGCACAAGTTCATTCTTGCCAAAGACGAAACAGGCTACCAGGGTTATGCAGGTTATGAAATCAATTGCGAAGGTAAAAATGCAACGAAGATTCACAAACTCTACGTGCTCCCGTCCGCTCAGGGCAAAGGAGTTGGAAAGGAAATGATGAATTTTATTTCAGCTGTTGCTCAGGCAAATAAGAATCAGACTTTGCTACTGAATGTGTACCGGAAAAATCCAGCTATGAATTTCTACGAAAGAATCGGATTCAAAAAAGCAGCCGAAGTGAATATTCCAGTTGGGAATGGCTTCACGATGGAAGACTTTGTGATGGAAAAAAATCTATAA
- a CDS encoding transcriptional initiation protein Tat, whose product MDRRKYLKTLAVGTVGAISAPALMESCKPEEKPKEVVDVPTIDRTPAELAHYNKLMADKFFDEHELKTISVLSDIIIPKDEVSGSASEAGVPAFIEFIVKDMPRHQVPLRGGIKWLDIHCMKKYNNSFVDCSAEQQIELVDEIAYPEKAKPEMQQGVAFFNLMRDLTATGFFTSKMGIEDLGYMGNRPNQWDGVPQEVLDQYGVKYDQKTLDECVKFDT is encoded by the coding sequence ATGGACAGAAGAAAATATTTAAAAACACTTGCTGTAGGAACGGTTGGTGCCATCTCCGCCCCTGCTTTGATGGAATCTTGTAAGCCGGAGGAAAAACCGAAGGAAGTTGTAGATGTCCCAACCATCGACCGTACTCCGGCCGAACTGGCGCATTACAACAAGCTGATGGCGGACAAGTTTTTTGATGAGCACGAGTTGAAAACAATCTCTGTACTCTCGGACATCATTATTCCAAAAGATGAGGTTTCGGGAAGTGCATCGGAAGCAGGTGTGCCTGCTTTCATCGAGTTCATCGTTAAAGATATGCCGCGGCACCAGGTTCCTTTGCGCGGTGGAATCAAATGGCTTGATATCCACTGTATGAAAAAATACAACAACTCGTTTGTTGACTGTTCTGCTGAGCAGCAAATTGAACTTGTTGATGAAATCGCCTATCCTGAAAAAGCCAAACCAGAGATGCAGCAAGGCGTAGCATTTTTCAATCTGATGCGCGACCTCACGGCAACCGGGTTCTTCACCAGCAAAATGGGAATTGAAGATTTAGGTTACATGGGAAATCGTCCGAATCAGTGGGATGGCGTTCCACAGGAAGTCCTCGATCAGTATGGCGTCAAGTACGACCAAAAGACATTGGACGAATGTGTGAAATTTGATACTTAG